One stretch of Streptomyces sp. A2-16 DNA includes these proteins:
- a CDS encoding ABC transporter ATP-binding protein: MGKQGDTRQPGVSESEQLLFGGPLRYDMGWNSHADAFLELGFRAMVVRLPALLSGSFRLAWQADPRAARTVVGAEVGRGLAQAVSLLAVNSVLGRLIGGGALEDRLRGAVPALVTMAAVMLVGALLRAASTYATGRLEPKVERVATERYLERAATVELAAIEDHAFHKLLDTAQYGAASARRMISFATRVVNAMISLIAAAGVLTVLHPALLPLLVTMTIPSAWSALTIARRRYESFHAWVQHARAGRLLGALLIEPEAAPEIRVHGVGPFLLRHFRAMSETAEAEQARLAGLAARTGLIAAAWTGIATAATYATLGGLLLAGAMALSVAGTAVIAIRTGSQSLDTLVVEVNALHEEALFVGDLQRLYAEAAERAIPEGGVDLPAEPREIRFEHVSFTYQGDAARPALDDVTLTVPLGRIVALVGENGSGKTTLVKLLAGLYAPDRGRILWDDVDTAHADRQLLAERVAMVAQDFKRWPFTARVNVAVGRSSVPLTDERVSGAVAEAGAGEVLADLPRGLDTLLARNFSGGHELSGGQWQRLGIARAAYRRGRILIVDEPTAALDARAELEVFEKIRALAGTGQTVILITHRLASVRHADLVHVLEQGRLVESGTPDELLASGGVYAELYALQAEQFTAKVPAKEAG; this comes from the coding sequence GTGGGGAAACAGGGCGACACGCGGCAACCCGGGGTCTCCGAGTCGGAGCAGCTGCTCTTCGGTGGGCCCCTGCGGTACGACATGGGGTGGAACTCCCATGCCGACGCGTTTCTGGAGCTGGGGTTCCGGGCCATGGTGGTGCGGCTGCCCGCTCTGCTGTCGGGCAGTTTCCGGCTGGCCTGGCAGGCCGATCCGCGGGCCGCGCGGACCGTGGTCGGTGCCGAGGTGGGGCGGGGGCTCGCGCAGGCCGTGAGTCTGCTCGCCGTCAACAGCGTGCTGGGGCGGCTGATCGGCGGGGGCGCGCTGGAGGACCGGCTGCGGGGAGCGGTGCCCGCGCTGGTGACGATGGCCGCCGTCATGCTCGTGGGAGCGCTGCTGCGGGCGGCGTCCACCTACGCCACCGGACGCCTCGAACCCAAGGTCGAGCGGGTGGCGACCGAGCGGTATCTGGAACGGGCGGCCACCGTCGAGCTCGCCGCGATCGAGGACCACGCCTTCCACAAGCTGCTGGACACCGCCCAGTACGGCGCTGCCTCGGCCCGCCGGATGATCTCGTTCGCCACCCGCGTGGTGAACGCGATGATCTCGCTGATCGCGGCGGCCGGTGTGCTGACCGTGCTGCACCCGGCGCTGCTGCCGCTGCTGGTCACGATGACGATCCCGAGCGCGTGGAGCGCGCTGACGATAGCGCGCCGCCGGTACGAGTCCTTCCACGCCTGGGTGCAGCACGCGCGCGCGGGGCGGCTGCTCGGCGCCCTGCTGATCGAGCCCGAGGCGGCACCCGAGATCCGCGTCCACGGGGTGGGGCCGTTCCTGCTCAGGCACTTTCGCGCGATGTCGGAGACGGCGGAGGCGGAGCAGGCCCGGCTGGCCGGGCTGGCCGCCCGGACGGGGCTGATCGCGGCGGCCTGGACGGGGATCGCGACGGCGGCGACGTACGCGACGCTGGGCGGGCTGCTGCTGGCCGGCGCGATGGCCCTGTCGGTGGCGGGTACGGCCGTGATCGCGATCCGTACCGGTTCGCAGAGCCTGGACACGCTGGTCGTCGAGGTGAACGCGCTGCACGAGGAGGCCCTCTTCGTCGGCGATCTCCAGCGGCTCTACGCGGAGGCGGCCGAGCGGGCGATCCCGGAGGGCGGGGTCGATCTGCCCGCCGAGCCGCGCGAGATCCGTTTCGAGCACGTCTCCTTCACCTACCAGGGTGATGCGGCCCGCCCGGCGCTCGACGACGTGACGCTCACGGTGCCGCTCGGCAGGATCGTCGCGCTGGTCGGGGAGAACGGCTCCGGCAAGACCACCCTGGTGAAGCTGCTCGCGGGGCTGTACGCCCCCGACCGGGGCCGGATCCTGTGGGACGACGTGGACACGGCGCACGCGGACCGGCAGCTGCTCGCCGAGCGGGTCGCGATGGTCGCCCAGGACTTCAAGCGGTGGCCGTTCACCGCCCGCGTCAATGTGGCGGTGGGCCGCTCCTCGGTGCCGCTCACCGACGAGCGGGTGTCCGGCGCGGTCGCGGAGGCCGGTGCCGGAGAGGTGCTGGCCGATCTGCCGCGCGGCCTGGACACCCTGCTGGCCCGCAACTTCAGCGGCGGGCACGAGCTGTCCGGAGGGCAGTGGCAGCGGCTCGGGATCGCCCGGGCCGCCTATCGGCGCGGCCGCATCCTGATCGTGGACGAGCCGACGGCCGCCCTGGACGCCCGGGCCGAGCTGGAGGTCTTCGAGAAGATCCGGGCCCTGGCCGGCACCGGTCAGACCGTCATCCTGATCACCCACCGGCTGGCGTCCGTGCGCCACGCGGATCTGGTGCATGTGCTGGAGCAGGGCCGGCTCGTGGAGTCGGGAACGCCCGACGAGCTCCTGGCCTCCGGAGGTGTCTACGCGGAGCTGTACGCGCTCCAGGCCGAGCAGTTCACGGCGAAGGTGCCCGCCAAGGAGGCGGGCTGA
- a CDS encoding DUF899 domain-containing protein, whose amino-acid sequence MALPEIVSRDEWRAAREELLVREKAATRARDALNAERRRLPMVEIEEKYVFEGGDGKAGLLDLFEGRGQLVVYHFMFAPEWDAGCRSCSAFLDQIGHLAHLKARGTTFAAVSRAPYTKILPFKARMGWTVPWYSSYGDDFNRDFEVTLEHEGEWTERPGISCFLRDRDRVFHTYSTYERGLDGLGSTTSFLDLTALGRQEEWEEPKGRASALGAPAGSVRIRYHDEYED is encoded by the coding sequence ATGGCGCTTCCGGAGATCGTCTCGCGGGACGAGTGGCGCGCGGCGCGCGAGGAGCTGCTGGTCAGGGAGAAGGCGGCCACGCGTGCGCGGGACGCCCTCAACGCCGAGCGGCGCAGACTGCCCATGGTCGAGATCGAGGAGAAGTACGTCTTCGAGGGCGGCGACGGCAAGGCCGGCCTCCTCGACCTCTTCGAGGGGCGCGGCCAGCTCGTCGTCTACCACTTCATGTTCGCGCCGGAGTGGGACGCGGGCTGCCGCAGCTGCTCCGCCTTCCTGGACCAGATCGGGCACCTGGCGCATCTGAAGGCACGGGGGACGACCTTCGCGGCCGTGTCGAGAGCGCCGTACACGAAGATCCTGCCGTTCAAGGCACGGATGGGATGGACCGTGCCCTGGTACTCGTCGTACGGCGACGACTTCAACCGCGACTTCGAGGTCACCCTGGAACACGAGGGGGAGTGGACGGAGCGGCCCGGCATCAGCTGCTTCCTGCGCGACCGCGACCGGGTCTTCCACACCTACTCGACCTATGAGCGCGGTCTCGACGGACTCGGTTCGACCACCAGCTTCCTCGATCTCACCGCGCTGGGCCGCCAGGAGGAGTGGGAGGAACCCAAGGGGCGCGCGTCCGCTCTGGGGGCGCCCGCCGGCAGCGTGCGCATTCGGTATCACGATGAGTACGAGGACTGA
- a CDS encoding cytochrome P450 — translation MDPADGLLDHPYDVYRRLRDTAPVHRIPGPDGTPAWIVTRYEDVRAALADPRLSLDKTHATAGTYKGFSLPPALDANLLNMDPPDHSRIRRLVGRAFTPRRIERLREPIRRTADGLLDALGDHGTTDLIASYAAPLPITVICDLLGIPDEHRLDFRVWTDTLVAPDPTAGPNAAKEAVVAMLGFFTRLLADKRRAPADDLLSDLIAVRDEGDRLTEDELMSLAFLILFAGYENTVQLIGNAVLALFQHPDQLAALRKDPDLLPAATEEFLRYEGPALLAIRRFPVEDITIGGVTVPAGETVWVSPSAANRDPDRFPDPDRLDLARDASGHLALGHGIHYCLGAPLARAETEIALAALLERFPDLALAEPTPRWRNSLRARGLLALQVSY, via the coding sequence ATGGATCCCGCCGACGGCCTCCTCGACCACCCCTACGACGTGTACCGGCGTCTGCGCGACACCGCGCCGGTGCATCGGATCCCCGGCCCCGACGGGACGCCCGCCTGGATCGTCACGCGGTACGAGGACGTGCGGGCGGCGCTCGCGGATCCTCGGTTGTCGCTGGACAAGACGCATGCCACGGCGGGGACCTACAAGGGGTTCTCGCTGCCACCGGCGCTCGACGCCAACCTGCTCAACATGGATCCGCCCGATCACAGCAGGATCCGACGGCTGGTGGGCCGGGCCTTCACACCGCGCCGGATCGAGCGGCTGCGTGAGCCGATCCGGCGCACCGCCGACGGGCTCCTCGACGCGCTCGGCGACCACGGCACCACCGACCTCATCGCCTCCTACGCCGCGCCCCTCCCGATCACGGTCATCTGCGACCTGCTCGGCATCCCCGACGAGCACCGGCTCGACTTCCGGGTGTGGACCGACACCCTCGTCGCACCCGACCCCACGGCGGGGCCGAACGCCGCCAAGGAAGCCGTCGTCGCGATGCTGGGCTTCTTCACCCGGCTGCTCGCCGACAAGCGCCGTGCCCCCGCCGACGACCTGCTCTCCGACCTGATCGCCGTCCGCGACGAGGGCGACCGGCTCACCGAGGACGAGCTGATGTCGCTGGCCTTCCTCATCCTCTTCGCCGGGTACGAGAACACCGTGCAGCTGATCGGGAACGCGGTGCTCGCACTGTTCCAGCACCCCGACCAGCTCGCCGCCCTGCGCAAGGACCCGGACCTGCTGCCCGCGGCCACCGAGGAGTTCCTCCGCTACGAGGGCCCTGCCCTGCTGGCCATCCGCCGCTTTCCCGTCGAGGACATCACCATCGGCGGGGTCACCGTCCCCGCGGGCGAGACCGTCTGGGTCTCCCCGTCCGCCGCCAACCGCGACCCCGACCGCTTTCCCGACCCCGACCGCCTCGACCTCGCCCGCGACGCCTCCGGTCACCTCGCTCTCGGCCACGGCATCCACTACTGCCTCGGCGCCCCGCTGGCCCGTGCCGAGACCGAGATCGCCCTGGCCGCGCTGCTGGAACGGTTCCCGGACCTCGCGCTCGCCGAGCCCACCCCGAGGTGGCGCAACTCCCTGCGCGCCCGCGGCCTGCTCGCGCTCCAGGTGTCGTACTGA
- a CDS encoding amidohydrolase: MTPSPAGLIISRCTVLTHDDQERVGFARDAAIVVRDGVVESVTSSARAEELPAAERIDARGQIALPGLVNCHTHAPMVALRGVAEDLPTEEWFNDVVWPIESNLTERDVELGARLACAEMIRGGVTCFADHYFSMDAVAAVVEECGIRAYLGQAYFSSQGPQGREKSLEFALRHRGGAGGRITTALAPHAPYTVDEADLAATASLAREHGLSVHLHASENRDQAETSLARHGVTPIEVLRRTGILDTDVLIAHGSGILDRDLPLLASAEGRTAVATAPRGYLKFAWPTTTPVRALHELGIPVGLATDGAASNNSLDVWESMALTALIQKSTTGDPRWLTSRQALHHASLQSARAVGLGDEVGSIAPGRRADIILVDLTGPHTQPVHDLAATLVHSARSSDVRTTIVDGRVLMRDRELLTIDVPSVAGELSKRLPALLDRSHGRRIQDYDT, from the coding sequence ATGACGCCTTCTCCCGCAGGTCTCATCATCTCTCGGTGCACGGTGCTCACGCACGACGATCAAGAGCGGGTCGGGTTCGCGCGGGACGCCGCGATCGTCGTACGGGACGGTGTCGTCGAGTCGGTGACCAGCAGCGCGCGGGCCGAGGAACTGCCCGCCGCGGAGCGCATCGACGCGCGGGGGCAGATCGCCCTTCCCGGGCTCGTCAACTGCCACACCCACGCGCCCATGGTCGCCCTGCGCGGCGTCGCGGAGGACCTGCCGACCGAGGAGTGGTTCAACGACGTCGTCTGGCCGATCGAGTCCAACCTCACCGAGAGAGACGTGGAGTTGGGGGCGCGGCTGGCCTGCGCCGAGATGATCCGGGGCGGTGTCACCTGCTTCGCCGACCACTACTTCTCGATGGACGCCGTCGCCGCGGTCGTCGAGGAGTGCGGGATCCGGGCGTACCTCGGGCAGGCCTACTTCTCCTCGCAGGGACCCCAAGGGCGGGAGAAATCCCTGGAGTTCGCGCTACGGCACCGCGGCGGCGCCGGAGGCCGCATCACCACGGCCCTCGCCCCGCACGCGCCCTACACCGTGGACGAGGCCGACCTCGCCGCGACCGCCTCGCTCGCCCGGGAGCACGGCCTGTCCGTCCACCTCCACGCCTCCGAGAACCGCGACCAGGCCGAGACCAGCCTCGCCCGGCACGGTGTCACGCCCATCGAGGTGCTGCGGCGCACCGGGATCCTCGACACGGACGTCCTGATCGCGCACGGCAGCGGCATCCTCGACCGCGACCTGCCCCTCCTCGCGAGTGCCGAAGGCCGTACGGCCGTCGCGACCGCCCCGCGCGGCTACCTCAAGTTCGCCTGGCCCACCACCACGCCCGTCCGCGCCCTGCACGAACTCGGCATCCCCGTCGGACTCGCCACGGACGGCGCGGCCTCCAACAACTCCCTGGACGTATGGGAGTCGATGGCGCTCACCGCGCTGATCCAGAAGTCCACCACCGGCGACCCCCGCTGGCTGACGTCCCGTCAGGCACTGCACCACGCAAGCCTGCAGAGCGCCCGTGCGGTCGGACTCGGTGACGAGGTCGGCAGCATCGCGCCGGGCCGCCGTGCCGACATCATCCTGGTCGACCTCACCGGCCCGCACACCCAGCCCGTGCACGACCTCGCCGCGACCCTCGTCCACAGCGCACGCTCCTCCGACGTCCGCACCACGATCGTCGACGGCCGCGTCCTGATGCGCGACCGCGAGCTGCTGACCATCGATGTCCCCTCAGTGGCAGGGGAGTTGAGCAAGCGCCTGCCCGCGCTCCTCGACCGGAGCCACGGCAGGCGGATCCAGGACTACGACACCTGA